In the genome of Candidatus Margulisiibacteriota bacterium, the window TCGGCGTGATGGGCGACAAGCGGACTTACCTTAATACGGTCGCGATCCGGGCGGTCACCTCGCTCGACGCGATGACGGCCGACTGGGCCCGTTTGCCTTACGAATTGCTGGAAAAGATCTCCAACCGGATAGTTAATGAAACACCCGAGGTCAATCGGGTAGTCTACGATATCTCCAGCAAGCCCCCCTCGACCATCGAATGGGAATAACCGGCCGCTAGACAGACGCAAGTTTTCGCGTGATCAGGCCGATAAATAAGCGGCATGATCAATAACGCTTACCGCCGGATCAGTCCCGAACCGCTGAGCACGCTCTCACCGGTAACGCCCCAAAAAGGGATCAGCGTTTCGTCCTCTTTTATCGAATCGTTCAAGAGCGTTATCCAGGGGAAAGCGACGGAAGAGTTAACGGCGGTCAAGCCGCTGAAAACGGCCGGCACGCTGATCGATTATTCGCTGAAAAAAGAGGTCAAATTGTCCGTTCCCCGCCTGCTGCAAGGCCATAACGCGTGCGGTCCGACCTCCCTGAACATGGCTCTCGGTTATTACGGGGTCAGCGGGGTCAAGTTCGACTCCTGCACCGTCGGTTCCAGCCCGAACCGGCTTATTGAAGCGGCCGACAAAAAAGGGATGACTGTCCGGCAGGAGAACAACGGTTCGCTCGCCGACCTGACCGCCCTGCTCGACATGGGGATCCCGCCGGTCGTGCTGGGGATCAACGGCGGCAAGAAAGGGAGCGAGATCTTTACCCCGGGCAACTTTATCGCCAACGCGCAGCGCGCTCACTGGATGACCGTCTCCGGCTACAAGACCGACGAACGCGGCGAAGTGACCCATTTATACGTCAATAACCCGGCTACCGGTTCGACCCAGACCTGCAGCAAGGCGGATTTCCTCAAGTTCTGGGACGACAATATCGTGCCGGGCGGCCACCGCTATTACATGGCCATGGCCCCCAAGAGCAATCCGACCTACAGTTTCCAGCTGGCCGCGCTCAAGCGTTACCTGCCGCAGGATAAGATCAGCGGGACCTTTAAAGACACTTTAGCCGCGGTGCATAAGCTGGAAGAGGCGTTCTACGAGGCGGAAAAAGTCGCGGACAAGGCCAAGGACTTCCTGGATAAACTGTTCGGCTAAGGTTTGCTCCTGAACCGCGCTTTTTGATGCCCCTGCCAATCCACGGAAAACTGGTGACTGCCGTCCGGTTTAGCCACAAAGAAAAAGTAATTGGTTTTAGCCGGATAGACCGCCGCTTTTAGTGAATCTAACCCCGGATTACAGATCGGCCCGGGCGGTAACCCCTTCCGCTTATAAGTGTTATACGGCGACCGGACGTCGAGCTGCTCGTAAAAGACCCGCTTGCTCGGCCGTTCCAGCGCGTATTTGACGGTCGGATCGGCGGCCAGCGGCATGCCCGCTTTCAACCGGTTATGGAAGACCGCAGAGATGACCGGCCGTTCGTTCGCCCGTTGCGCCTCTTTTTCGATGATCGAGGCGAGCGTCAGCGCTTCGTGCAGCGTCAGCGGGGTGTCTTTGCGCGCCCCAGCCCAGAACGGCATCACCACCTCGTCGAACCGCTTGACCATGACCGCCGCCATGACCTCGGCGGAAGCGCTCTGGTAGAACTGGTAAGTGTCGGGAAAAAGATAGCCCTCCAGCGATTCGGAGGGAACGTATTTGAAGATATGCCAGTATTTTTCCCGGAGCGGCGCGGTGATCCCCTCGTTGACCAGCCCCTGGAACGACGCCCAACCGGCGAAACCGCCCTTTTGCAGCAGTATCCCCATCTTGTAGATCGACGTCCCTTCGGGAAACGTCACCGTCTGGATCGGGGCCGGCACCGTTTCGTTGATGACCAGCCGGGTGACGATCCGGGGGAGCGGATCGGACGGCGAAAAAGAGTATTCCCCGGCCTTGATCTGGCCCGACAGGCCGAGCAATTTTATCAGCACCCGGAAAGCGGTCAGCCTGGGGAGGGTCCCGTTGGACTGCAAAAGCTTTTCGACCGCGCGGACCGAAGCGCCGGCCGGGACCGTGGCCCGGCGGGTCGACAGATCAAAAGGGTTCGCCGGCCAGATCAGCAACACGAAAATGATAATGACCGCCCAGATGAAATAGTTCTTCATTTCTTTCTCCGTTCGAGGTAATCTTGCAGGATATTGGCCGCGGCCGACCGGTCGATGACCTGCTTCCGCTTGGTTCGGGACAGGCCGGCGGCGATCAGCGTCTTTTCGGCCGCCGCCGTGGTCATCCGCTCATCATAGGTAGCGATCTTGATCGGCAAAGCGCGCCTCAGCTCCTCGACGAAGGTAAGGACGTTGGCCGCCGCCGGGCCGAGTTCGCCGGAGAGTTTTTTCGGCAGGCCGACCACGATCTCCTCGACCTGGTCGAACTGCTTGAGAAGTTCTATCAGCTGGGGGATGGCTTGATCGTGGTCGAGCGTGGCTATAGGTTGGGCGATCAGACCGAGCGGGTCGGAAACCGCCACCCCGATCCGTTTACTGCCGTAATCCAGGGCGACGATCCTCATGCGAGCGACTTTTTGACCGCCTCAAGGCCGGCCGCGATCTTGGCCGGGTCGCCGCCGCCGCCTTCGGCTTTGTCCTCTTTGCCGCCCCCTTTGCCGCCGGTCACGGCGTTCAGGGTCGCGGCGATCTGTTTGGCGGTGATCCCTTTGTCGATCAGCGCTTGGGCGACAAAGACATGATAGGCCGGCTTGGGAGCGCCGGCGGCGACGACCACCGCACCGATGTTCTCCCATCCCTTCACCTTGTCGGCGACCGCCCGGAGCTGGTCCATGGTCGCATCGGACAGGGCGCCGAGGTAGACTTTTTGGCCGGCGAACTCGTGCAGGTCGGCCGCCGACTCGGTCACCGCGGCCGTTGCCCGGCTGGTCTTCAGCCCGGCGATCTCCCGCTCCGCTTTGGCGACCCGCTCCTGCAGCCAGTCGACCCGGCCGCGCAAGTGCTCGAGGAACTTGTCGACGTTGACCGAATCGTGGTTGTCCACGCACTTGCCGAGCCGTTCGAGCTCGGTGACCTCGATCTCAAAGATGTTGGTCTCCAGGCTCTTTTTGCCGCCCAGTTTTTCTTTTGCGTGCTGCAGGTCGCGGTATTTCCTGATCAGCGTTTCGACCTGGTCGCGGAGCGACTTGGCCTGGAAAATAATGTAAACCTTGGCCGCCTGGCCGGCGATCGCTTCGATCCGGCGGACGCCCGAGCCGAGCGCCCCTTCCGACATGATCTTGAAAAAGGTGATCTCGCCGGTGTTCTTGACGTGGGTGCCGCCGCAGAGCTCCAGGCTGTAGTCGCCGATCTTCAGCACCCGGACGCTGTCGCCGTACTTTTCGCCGAACAGCGCCATCGCCCCCATCTTGACCGCGTCCGGGTACGACTTTTTCAGCACTTCCACCTTCAGCTTGTCCGCGATCCGCTGGTTGACCAGCAGTTCGACCCGCTGCAGCTCTTCGAGCGTCAGCGCGTGGAAGTGGTTGAAGTCGAAACGGAGCTTATCCGGGCCGACGTAGGAACCGGCCTGTTTGACGTGCTCGCCGAGCGTTTCCCGGAGCGCTTTATGCAGGAGGTGGGTGGCCGTGTGGTGGGCCTGGGTGGCCAGGCGCCGGGAACAGTCGAGCGTCGTTTTGACCTTTTGTTCCTTTTTCAGGCCGCTGACGTCGTCCAGCTGGTGCAAGAGTACGCCTTTGGGCGAGACCAGCGTGTTCGTGACCCGGGCTTCCCGCCCGTTCCAGGCGAACAGCCCGGTATCGCCGACCTGCCCGCCGCTCTCGCCGTAGAAGGGGCTCTTGTCGAGCACGACCAAGTTCTTGGCCGGGAAGACCGCCTGGACCTTCCCTTCGTCGGCCAGCTTTTCGTAGCCGGTGAAGTTCGTCTGGTTAAGATGGGCCAGGTCGAGCGCCGCCAGGTCGATCTTCCGCTCGGTCAGCCCGGTTTGCCGGGCCCGGCCCCGCTGGGCTTCCATCTCCCGGTCGAACCCGGGCAGGTCGACGCTGATCCCCTGCTCTTTGGCCAGCTCGGTCGTCAGCTCGATCGGGAAACCGTAGGTGTCGTGCAGCTTGAACGCGGCGCCGCCGCTGATCTCTTTGGCGGCAGCCAGTTCGGCGAACCATTTCATCCCCGCTTCCAGGGTCGCCCGGAAACCTTCTTCTTCTTCCCTGATCGTGGCAAAGATCACGGCCTCTTTCTCCTTGAGCTGGGGATACGCCTGGCTCATATCGCTGATCACCGTCCGGGCCAGGTCGGTCAGGAACGGTTGGTCGATCCCGATCTTTTTGCCGTGGGAAACCGCCCGCCGGATCAACCGGCGGAGCACGTAACCGCGTCCGCCGTTCGCCGGGAAAACGCCGTCGCTGATCAGGTGGGTGATCGCCCGGCTGTGGTCGGCGATGATCCGGACCGAGGTCCGGTTGCTGCCGGTTGCCAGGGACTCGACCTGCTTGATCAGCGGGACGAAGAGATCGGTCTCAAAATTATCCGGCACTCCCTGCAGGACCGAGGCGATCCGCTCCAGCCCCATGCCGGTGTCGATCCCTTTCTGCTTGAGCGGGAGCAGTTCCCCTTTTTCGTTCCGGTTATACTGGATAAAGACCAGGTTCCAGATCTCCAAGAAGCGGTCGCAATCGCAGCCGGGGGCGCAGGTCGGCTTGCCGCAGCCGTGCTCCTCGCCGGTGTCGTAATAGATCTCCGAGCAGGGGCCGCACGGGCCGGTCGGCCCGGCCGACCAGAAATTGTTCTCCTCGTCCAGCCGGAAGATGATCTCCTTGGGCAAGCCGATATCGTTGCGCCAGATCTCGAACGCTTCGTCGTCCTTTTCGAAGACGGCGATCTTCAGCTTCAGGACCGGCACCTTGAATTCCTTGGTCAGCAGCTCCCAGGCGAACTGGATGGCCTCTTTCTTGAAGTAATCGCCGAAGGAGAAGTTCCCGAGCATCTCGAAAAAAGTGTGGTGGCGCGGGGTTTGCCCCACCCGTTCGACGTCGATCATCCGGATGCACTTCTGCACGGTGGTCACTCGTTTTTGCGGGGCCTTTTCCTGGCCCAGAAAGATCGGCTTGAACTGCAGCATCCCGGCCAGCGTCAGCAGGACCGTGGGATCGGCCGGGACCAGCGACGAGCCGGGCAGGACTTTATGCCCCTTGGCTTCGAAAAATTTAAGGTATTTTTCCCTAATCTCGGAGCTTTGCATCCACTAACTCCCGGACCAGCGCCTGGACCTGGTCGATATCCTTGTCGTCGGTCTTGATCACCTTGATCCGGTCCGGATCGGCGGCGGCGAGCGCCAGGTACTGGGCGCGCACCCGCGCGTGAAAATCGATGATCTCCTGTTCGAACCGGTCCGCCTGGCGGTTCTGGGTGGCCCGCTTGATCCCGATCTCGGGCGAAACGTCGAGCAGGATCGTCAGCGCCGGCATCAGCCCCTTGGACGAGACCATGTTCAGGTAGCGGACCAGGTCTTCCGGCAGGCGGCGCCCCCCGATCTGGTAGGCGACGGTCGAATCGACGTAGCGGTCGGAGATGACGGTTTTTCCCTCGGCCAGCGCCGGCAGGATGATCTTGCTGACGTGTTCGGAGCGGTCGGCGGCGAACAGGTAGATCTCGGTCGTGTCGTCCAAAATGCTGGCGGGATCGAGCAGCAGCGCGCGGATCGCTTTACCGACCTGGGTGCCGCCCGGCTCCCTGGTCAGCAAAACGCGCCGCCCTTTCCCCTCCAGGTAACTTTTTAACCTGGTGGAATGGGTCGACTTGCCGCAACCTTCCGGGCCTTCGAATGTAATGAACATGGTTTTTTACTGCGCCGCCAGACTGAACGACAGCAGGAATTCTCCTCTCATTGAGCGATAGGTCGCTTCCAGATCGTAACAATGCAGACGGAAAAGGAAAGAATAGTCTATATCTTCCGGCGACCAGTTGTCAAGAAAGTAGGAAGCGTGGAGCTTGCCGCCGGTCTCGCCGCTCTTGAAGGTAACGGTCGACTGGAGCCGGTCGACCCCCCGGAAGCGGTACAGCTCGTAAAGGAACGGGCTGGTGCCGTCGACCGTCAAATAATGGCTGTAAGTGCCGGAGAGGGAGAAGTCGCGGGAGAACCGTTTGGCGATATCGAGCGCCAGCTGCGGTTTGACCCAGCGGGTCCCGTTGCCGTAATAAGTGGAGTCCAAGACGAGCGACGGCGTGACATAGCCGACCGGAAATTCCTGGAAATCGCCGTAGAACCGGAGATTATAGCCACCGGCGGTCAAACGGGTGTTCCCCTCTTCCGCCACCAGCGCGCTCTTCAGCTCCAGGTCGTATTTGGCCTCTTTTTGCCAGACCTCGCCGCGCCGGGAACGGAGCGCGAAGCCGGGGGTGAAGCTGACGCGCTGGTAATTCAATCTTTCCCGGAACGAAAGGTCGGTTTCCAGCTCGAACTGCCGGTAATGCGGCAGCGGGAACAGGTCGATCAGTCCCGCTTTCTGGCCGCCGACCTCGCCGCCGAAGACGTAATAATGGGTCAAACCGCCGAACAACCGGTCCTTGACGTTGCCGTAAAGCCGGACGTTACCGGTGTTGTGGTCGTTGACGATGTAATTGGCCTGGGCGCCGCCGCCCAAGCCTTTGTTCGCGGCGTAACTGAGCGTGTAAGTGCCGGACAGCTCCCGGCGCAGGTGCCAGGCCAAGGTCTCGCTGATGTAAGTGCCGTCGTCCGGATCGCTGCCGACCGCCGGGAACGGCGGCAGGTTTTTCTGCGCCCGGTCGGCCGCGTTAAAATCGTAAATATAGGTCGGCATCGGGACGACCGGCACCCGCCCCAGCCAGAAATAACCCCAGTAGGCGACCAGCCAGCCGTAGCGCGGGTAAAGCAGGATGTCCGAAGCGGTGACCCGGTAATGCGGCTCTTCCAGGTCGCAGGTGGTAAAATTCGCCCCGTTGATCTCGATCTGATCGGCGTCCAGCTTGAGCCGGCGCCCGCCCAGCTCGACCTTCTGGTAATGGAAAAAGGTGTCGGTCGCGGTCCCCTCGCGGGAAACCAGCCGGTAGTCGAGCGTTTGCCCCTCGAAGGTGATGCCGTTGTAATAAAGCCGGAAGCCCTGGTCGGCGTAAAAAGATTCGGCGCTGGTGTTGTAAACGACGTGGGCGGCGTTCAGGACGATAT includes:
- the mltG gene encoding endolytic transglycosylase MltG, whose translation is MKNYFIWAVIIIFVLLIWPANPFDLSTRRATVPAGASVRAVEKLLQSNGTLPRLTAFRVLIKLLGLSGQIKAGEYSFSPSDPLPRIVTRLVINETVPAPIQTVTFPEGTSIYKMGILLQKGGFAGWASFQGLVNEGITAPLREKYWHIFKYVPSESLEGYLFPDTYQFYQSASAEVMAAVMVKRFDEVVMPFWAGARKDTPLTLHEALTLASIIEKEAQRANERPVISAVFHNRLKAGMPLAADPTVKYALERPSKRVFYEQLDVRSPYNTYKRKGLPPGPICNPGLDSLKAAVYPAKTNYFFFVAKPDGSHQFSVDWQGHQKARFRSKP
- the ruvX gene encoding Holliday junction resolvase RuvX is translated as MRIVALDYGSKRIGVAVSDPLGLIAQPIATLDHDQAIPQLIELLKQFDQVEEIVVGLPKKLSGELGPAAANVLTFVEELRRALPIKIATYDERMTTAAAEKTLIAAGLSRTKRKQVIDRSAAANILQDYLERRKK
- the alaS gene encoding alanine--tRNA ligase — protein: MQSSEIREKYLKFFEAKGHKVLPGSSLVPADPTVLLTLAGMLQFKPIFLGQEKAPQKRVTTVQKCIRMIDVERVGQTPRHHTFFEMLGNFSFGDYFKKEAIQFAWELLTKEFKVPVLKLKIAVFEKDDEAFEIWRNDIGLPKEIIFRLDEENNFWSAGPTGPCGPCSEIYYDTGEEHGCGKPTCAPGCDCDRFLEIWNLVFIQYNRNEKGELLPLKQKGIDTGMGLERIASVLQGVPDNFETDLFVPLIKQVESLATGSNRTSVRIIADHSRAITHLISDGVFPANGGRGYVLRRLIRRAVSHGKKIGIDQPFLTDLARTVISDMSQAYPQLKEKEAVIFATIREEEEGFRATLEAGMKWFAELAAAKEISGGAAFKLHDTYGFPIELTTELAKEQGISVDLPGFDREMEAQRGRARQTGLTERKIDLAALDLAHLNQTNFTGYEKLADEGKVQAVFPAKNLVVLDKSPFYGESGGQVGDTGLFAWNGREARVTNTLVSPKGVLLHQLDDVSGLKKEQKVKTTLDCSRRLATQAHHTATHLLHKALRETLGEHVKQAGSYVGPDKLRFDFNHFHALTLEELQRVELLVNQRIADKLKVEVLKKSYPDAVKMGAMALFGEKYGDSVRVLKIGDYSLELCGGTHVKNTGEITFFKIMSEGALGSGVRRIEAIAGQAAKVYIIFQAKSLRDQVETLIRKYRDLQHAKEKLGGKKSLETNIFEIEVTELERLGKCVDNHDSVNVDKFLEHLRGRVDWLQERVAKAEREIAGLKTSRATAAVTESAADLHEFAGQKVYLGALSDATMDQLRAVADKVKGWENIGAVVVAAGAPKPAYHVFVAQALIDKGITAKQIAATLNAVTGGKGGGKEDKAEGGGGDPAKIAAGLEAVKKSLA
- the tmk gene encoding dTMP kinase, which translates into the protein MFITFEGPEGCGKSTHSTRLKSYLEGKGRRVLLTREPGGTQVGKAIRALLLDPASILDDTTEIYLFAADRSEHVSKIILPALAEGKTVISDRYVDSTVAYQIGGRRLPEDLVRYLNMVSSKGLMPALTILLDVSPEIGIKRATQNRQADRFEQEIIDFHARVRAQYLALAAADPDRIKVIKTDDKDIDQVQALVRELVDAKLRD